In the genome of bacterium, one region contains:
- a CDS encoding cation diffusion facilitator family transporter, which produces MNISAEKQKAAFFSICSNVVLILSKLIVGLVTNSISIVSEAVHSFTDLLAAIIAFFSIKQSSSPPDSDHQFGHGKYEDFSGFIEGALILAAAGYIIFESIEKIITNKYTYIDTTAGIVVMLISVIANIIVSRHLFNVAIKTDSMALLADAEHLRTDVLTSMGVLIGLILIKITNIEILDPLVAILVAFIIIKAGLDLCFKSGKNLLDGSLPEDEQKIILDTVNNYIPDEVIEIKELKSRKSGAEKLIELIIVIPKKLTIEAGHSLCDRIEEDLKNNIKNSLITIHIEPCCCTCDNCKVEQSCNHTSSS; this is translated from the coding sequence ATGAACATTTCTGCGGAAAAACAAAAAGCGGCATTTTTTTCTATTTGTTCTAATGTTGTTTTAATTCTTTCAAAACTTATTGTTGGTCTTGTTACAAACAGCATAAGTATTGTATCAGAAGCGGTACACTCATTTACAGATCTTTTGGCTGCAATTATAGCTTTTTTTTCAATAAAACAATCTTCCAGTCCTCCAGACAGCGATCACCAATTTGGTCATGGGAAATACGAGGATTTTTCAGGATTTATTGAAGGAGCTTTGATTCTTGCGGCGGCAGGTTATATTATTTTTGAATCAATTGAAAAAATAATAACAAATAAATATACCTATATTGATACTACGGCCGGCATTGTTGTAATGCTTATTTCGGTAATTGCAAATATAATAGTAAGCCGTCACTTATTTAATGTAGCCATCAAAACAGACTCTATGGCTTTGCTTGCCGATGCGGAGCATTTAAGAACTGATGTCTTGACTTCTATGGGAGTTTTAATAGGGTTAATTCTTATAAAAATAACAAATATAGAGATTTTAGACCCTCTGGTTGCTATTTTGGTCGCTTTCATAATAATTAAAGCCGGTCTTGATCTGTGTTTCAAGTCTGGAAAAAATTTGCTTGACGGTTCTTTACCCGAAGATGAGCAAAAAATTATTTTAGACACCGTAAATAATTATATCCCCGATGAAGTTATTGAAATTAAAGAACTGAAATCAAGAAAATCAGGCGCAGAAAAATTAATTGAATTGATTATTGTTATACCTAAAAAATTAACAATCGAAGCAGGACATTCTTTGTGCGACAGAATTGAAGAAGACTTAAAAAACAATATTAAAAATTCTCTCATAACAATCCATATAGAACCTTGTTGTTGCACTTGTGACAATTGTAAAGTTGAGCAATCCTGTAATCATACTTCAAGTTCTTAA
- a CDS encoding sugar transferase, which yields MKLKTEEKTLTQQPILFEYLNKKTNYLLIKRIADICMSLFVLFFSFPLMLILAVLVKLESKGPIFYTQTRVGKDGKLFEVYKLRTMFTGTEAEGGGARTLDRDPRITRIGNLIRKSSFDEFPQFINILKGDMSYIGPRPLSLDEHNLLIEGFKNDNKPFPRGIFHKVTPGLTGWALLHKREQITYKNRFKLNAQYEDNISLWFDLKIFYLTFKKYLFTNLCVIGLFLAVLSAGVYFLIF from the coding sequence ATGAAACTTAAAACAGAAGAAAAGACTTTAACTCAACAGCCGATTTTATTTGAGTATTTAAATAAAAAAACCAATTATCTTTTGATAAAAAGAATTGCGGACATCTGTATGTCTTTGTTTGTACTGTTTTTTTCGTTTCCATTGATGCTTATTCTTGCAGTTTTAGTAAAACTTGAGTCAAAAGGACCTATTTTTTATACCCAAACAAGAGTAGGAAAAGACGGGAAGCTTTTTGAAGTTTATAAATTAAGAACCATGTTCACGGGTACAGAAGCTGAAGGTGGCGGAGCAAGAACACTTGATCGAGACCCCAGAATTACCAGAATCGGAAATTTAATCAGAAAAAGCTCTTTTGACGAGTTCCCTCAGTTTATTAATATCTTAAAAGGAGATATGAGCTATATTGGCCCGAGACCTTTATCTTTAGATGAACATAATCTTTTGATTGAAGGATTTAAAAATGACAACAAACCTTTTCCGAGAGGCATCTTTCACAAAGTAACACCTGGTTTAACAGGGTGGGCACTGCTTCACAAAAGAGAACAAATTACATATAAAAACAGATTTAAATTAAATGCGCAATATGAAGACAATATCTCACTATGGTTTGATTTGAAAATATTTTATCTGACTTTTAAAAAATATCTGTTCACTAATTTGTGCGTAATAGGACTGTTTTTGGCGGTTTTAAGCGCAGGCGTTTATTTCCTGATTTTTTAA